In a genomic window of Streptomyces koelreuteriae:
- a CDS encoding roadblock/LC7 domain-containing protein: protein MASDAPTAQVSDLDWLMSGLVQRVPHTNAAVLLSCDGLVKSVHGLDPDSADHMAALASGLYSLGRSAGVRFGDGGDVRQVVVELDSTLLFVTTAGSGTCLAVLAGREADAAVLGYEMAMLVKSVRPYLVTAPRQQSVEPPAMRP from the coding sequence ATGGCGAGCGATGCGCCGACCGCCCAGGTATCCGATCTCGACTGGCTGATGAGCGGCCTCGTGCAGCGCGTACCGCACACGAACGCCGCCGTGCTCCTGTCCTGCGACGGGCTAGTGAAGTCCGTACACGGCCTCGACCCGGACAGCGCCGACCACATGGCCGCTCTCGCCTCCGGCCTGTACTCCCTCGGCCGCAGCGCCGGTGTCCGCTTCGGCGACGGCGGCGACGTACGGCAGGTCGTCGTCGAACTCGACTCGACCCTGCTGTTCGTCACCACCGCCGGCTCCGGCACCTGCCTGGCCGTGCTCGCGGGCCGCGAGGCCGACGCGGCCGTGCTCGGCTACGAGATGGCGATGCTCGTCAAGAGCGTCCGCCCCTACCTGGTCACCGCTCCCCGGCAGCAGTCCGTCGAACCCCCTGCGATGAGGCCTTGA
- a CDS encoding SGNH/GDSL hydrolase family protein, with amino-acid sequence MIGSYVAVGDSFTEGVGDPGPDGAFVGWADRFAVLLADRRPEGDFRYANLAVRGKLLDQIVANQLPRAVDMAPDLVSFCAGGNDIIRPGTDPDEVAERFEAAIAQLAAVAGTVMVTTGFDTRGVPVLKHLRGKIATYNGHVRAIADRYGCPVLDLWSLRSVQDRRAWDADRLHLSPDGHTRVALRAGQVLGLEVPADPEQEWPPLPPRGTLDIRRDNVHWAREFLVPWIGRRLRGESSGDHVTAKGALSPADIRMRIDSVA; translated from the coding sequence GTGATCGGGTCGTACGTGGCGGTGGGGGACAGCTTCACCGAGGGCGTCGGCGATCCCGGCCCCGACGGGGCGTTCGTCGGCTGGGCCGACCGGTTCGCCGTGCTGCTCGCCGACCGCAGGCCCGAAGGCGACTTCCGGTACGCCAATCTCGCCGTACGCGGAAAGCTCCTCGACCAGATCGTGGCGAACCAGCTTCCGAGGGCCGTCGACATGGCCCCGGACCTCGTCTCCTTCTGCGCCGGGGGCAACGACATCATCCGGCCCGGCACCGACCCGGACGAGGTGGCCGAGCGGTTCGAGGCGGCCATCGCGCAGCTCGCCGCGGTGGCCGGCACGGTGATGGTGACGACCGGGTTCGACACCCGTGGCGTGCCCGTGCTCAAGCATCTGCGCGGCAAGATCGCCACGTACAACGGGCATGTCCGGGCCATCGCCGACCGGTACGGCTGCCCGGTGCTCGACCTGTGGTCCCTGCGCAGTGTCCAGGACCGCCGGGCCTGGGACGCCGACCGGCTGCACCTGTCGCCCGACGGGCACACGCGCGTGGCGCTCCGGGCGGGTCAGGTGCTCGGCCTCGAGGTACCGGCCGACCCCGAGCAGGAGTGGCCCCCGCTGCCGCCCCGCGGCACCCTCGACATCCGGCGGGACAACGTCCACTGGGCACGCGAGTTCCTGGTGCCGTGGATCGGACGCCGGCTGCGCGGGGAGTCGTCGGGCGACCATGTGACGGCCAAGGGCGCGCTGTCGCCGGCGGACATCAGGATGCGGATCGACTCCGTGGCGTGA
- a CDS encoding DUF6250 domain-containing protein gives MPTTRRTFGALATGAALAALAPAAAANAGPRHRRLIAHDDFCHGLAQWATELQGGGTVTASRGVLDIDVPSGATVWFRRRLEGPYVLEYTATPVSEGGVNDRVSDLNNFWNATDVRSPGDLFATPRGGALEEYDHLTTYYAGYGANHNTTTRLRRYVGQAGVRPLLYDYTEPLLVPGEPNRVRIVSDGSTVRWWNNGRLVFDYTDPQPYTSGHFAFRTVWSHFRITGFRVWGLTPQHP, from the coding sequence GTGCCGACCACCCGCAGAACGTTCGGAGCCCTGGCCACCGGAGCCGCCCTGGCCGCCCTCGCCCCGGCGGCGGCCGCGAACGCCGGGCCCCGTCACCGCCGCCTCATCGCCCACGACGACTTCTGCCACGGCCTCGCCCAGTGGGCGACCGAACTCCAGGGCGGCGGCACCGTCACCGCGTCACGCGGCGTGCTGGACATCGACGTACCGAGCGGAGCGACCGTCTGGTTCAGACGGCGCCTCGAAGGGCCGTACGTCCTCGAATACACCGCCACGCCCGTCTCCGAGGGCGGGGTCAACGACCGGGTCTCGGACCTCAACAACTTCTGGAACGCGACGGACGTCCGCTCCCCGGGGGACCTCTTCGCCACGCCGCGTGGCGGGGCGCTGGAGGAGTACGACCACCTGACCACGTACTACGCCGGGTACGGCGCCAACCACAACACCACGACCCGGCTGCGGCGTTACGTCGGCCAGGCCGGTGTGCGTCCCCTCCTCTACGACTACACCGAGCCGCTGCTGGTCCCGGGCGAGCCGAACCGGGTCCGGATCGTCTCCGACGGGTCGACGGTGCGCTGGTGGAACAACGGGCGGCTCGTCTTCGACTACACCGATCCACAGCCGTACACGAGCGGGCACTTCGCCTTCCGGACCGTGTGGAGCCATTTCCGGATCACGGGATTCCGGGTCTGGGGACTCACCCCGCAACATCCCTAG
- a CDS encoding Glu/Leu/Phe/Val dehydrogenase dimerization domain-containing protein, whose protein sequence is MADPLLSLTWTDHLTGHQGFLVVDRLVRGVASGGLRMRAGCTLEEVTGLARGMTMKEALHYDPESRYVPLGGAKGGIDCDPRDPQAYPLLVRYLRAMRPYIESCWTTGEDLGLTQDLVDRAAAEAGLVSSIQAVYPLLDDEAEARRRLRDAFAVEVDGLGLDELVGGCGVAESALTALDRAGVPYTGTRVALQGLGTMGGATARFLTRAGLTIVAVADLKGTIANPAGLDVEALLAARDAHGTVDRSALRPGDRELPGDAWLSADTDVLVPAAVSYAIDSGNQERITARWVVEAANMPVRPEAELLLAARGVTVLPDVVVNSGTNAWWWWTLFGDIGADAEEAFAHTRGSMRALVERMLARAQADGTTPRAAAHAIAADRLPVIAERFGWYR, encoded by the coding sequence ATGGCCGACCCCCTGCTGTCCCTCACCTGGACCGACCACCTCACCGGTCACCAGGGCTTTCTGGTCGTCGACCGGCTGGTGCGCGGTGTCGCCAGCGGCGGTCTGCGGATGCGCGCGGGCTGCACCCTGGAGGAGGTCACCGGCCTGGCCCGCGGGATGACCATGAAGGAGGCCCTGCACTACGACCCCGAGAGCCGCTACGTCCCGCTCGGCGGCGCGAAGGGCGGCATCGACTGCGACCCCCGGGACCCGCAGGCCTACCCCCTGCTCGTGCGCTACCTGCGCGCGATGCGGCCGTACATCGAGAGCTGCTGGACGACGGGCGAGGACCTCGGGCTGACCCAGGACCTGGTGGACCGGGCCGCCGCCGAGGCGGGGCTGGTCTCCTCCATACAGGCCGTGTATCCCCTGCTGGACGACGAGGCCGAGGCACGGCGGCGGCTCCGGGACGCGTTCGCGGTCGAGGTGGACGGCCTCGGTCTCGACGAGCTGGTCGGCGGCTGCGGTGTGGCCGAGTCCGCCCTCACGGCCCTGGACCGGGCCGGGGTGCCGTACACGGGCACGCGGGTCGCCCTCCAGGGGCTGGGCACCATGGGCGGGGCGACCGCCCGCTTCCTCACGCGCGCGGGGCTCACGATCGTGGCCGTCGCCGACCTCAAGGGCACGATCGCCAACCCGGCGGGCCTGGACGTCGAGGCGCTGCTCGCCGCTCGGGACGCCCACGGCACCGTGGACCGCTCAGCGCTGCGGCCCGGCGACCGCGAACTGCCCGGCGACGCGTGGCTGTCGGCCGACACGGACGTCCTGGTGCCCGCCGCCGTCTCGTACGCGATCGACTCCGGGAACCAGGAGCGGATCACCGCCCGCTGGGTCGTCGAGGCGGCCAACATGCCCGTACGACCGGAGGCGGAGCTGCTGCTGGCCGCGCGCGGGGTGACCGTGCTGCCGGACGTGGTGGTCAACTCCGGGACGAACGCCTGGTGGTGGTGGACGCTCTTCGGGGACATCGGCGCCGACGCGGAGGAGGCGTTCGCCCACACCCGCGGCTCGATGCGGGCCCTGGTGGAGCGGATGCTGGCCCGGGCGCAGGCCGACGGGACGACACCGCGAGCCGCCGCGCACGCGATCGCGGCGGACCGGCTGCCGGTGATCGCGGAGCGCTTCGGCTGGTACCGCTGA
- a CDS encoding M23 family metallopeptidase produces the protein MPAKGKHRRPKSQRFTRSIAVAGTGGAALALPLMGAAGAHAATPQSAPEKAVQSAPAAEKKAAEKATGAHTYTVKAGDYLAKIADDQHVSGGWKKLYDDNRDVVGADPALIHPGLKLSVGKKAASEPKTQPSAPKAAEKPKASAEKSSASESSAKGGTAAKPAAAKPAAEASGFSLPVDGASVGTPYHMSGSMWSSGYHTGVDFVVPTGTSLKAVGPGTVVSAGWGGAYGNQVVIQLEDGKYAQYAHLSQLSVSAGQTVTGGQQIGLSGATGNVTGPHLHFEIRTSPDYGSDVDPVAYLRSHGVSVG, from the coding sequence ATGCCCGCGAAGGGTAAGCATCGCCGCCCGAAGTCCCAGCGTTTCACCCGCTCCATAGCCGTCGCCGGAACCGGCGGGGCCGCCCTCGCCCTTCCGCTCATGGGGGCCGCCGGCGCCCACGCCGCGACCCCGCAGTCGGCTCCGGAAAAGGCCGTCCAGTCCGCTCCGGCCGCCGAGAAGAAGGCCGCCGAAAAGGCCACCGGCGCCCACACGTACACCGTGAAGGCCGGTGACTATCTCGCGAAGATCGCCGACGACCAGCACGTCAGCGGCGGCTGGAAGAAGCTCTACGACGACAACCGTGACGTGGTCGGTGCCGACCCGGCCCTGATCCACCCCGGTCTGAAGCTCTCGGTCGGCAAGAAGGCGGCGAGCGAGCCCAAGACGCAGCCGTCCGCGCCGAAGGCCGCCGAGAAGCCGAAGGCGTCGGCTGAGAAGTCGTCCGCCTCCGAGTCCTCCGCGAAGGGCGGCACCGCCGCGAAGCCCGCCGCCGCCAAGCCGGCCGCCGAGGCCTCCGGCTTCAGCCTGCCGGTCGACGGCGCCTCCGTCGGCACGCCGTACCACATGTCCGGAAGCATGTGGTCCAGCGGCTACCACACCGGTGTCGACTTCGTCGTCCCGACCGGCACCTCGCTGAAGGCCGTCGGCCCGGGCACCGTCGTCTCCGCCGGCTGGGGCGGCGCGTACGGCAACCAGGTCGTCATCCAGCTCGAGGACGGCAAGTACGCGCAGTACGCCCACCTGTCCCAGCTCTCCGTCTCGGCCGGCCAGACCGTGACGGGCGGGCAGCAGATCGGTCTGTCCGGTGCGACCGGCAACGTGACCGGACCGCACCTGCACTTCGAGATCCGCACCTCGCCCGACTACGGCTCGGACGTGGACCCGGTCGCCTACCTGCGCTCGCACGGCGTCTCCGTGGGCTGA
- a CDS encoding alpha-galactosidase, giving the protein MLEISEDGRTWVLSGPASSYAVHVTDRDELLHLHWGARIGLADAEALAVHPLPDYWAFESPLDGREEYPVEGGPRFTRPALSLRTAERRGTEWSFEGHDTGDGELRLRFRDGDLAVTLHYRMRPSADVVERWVTLENQGPDVEVLRADSATWTLPDRDTWRLSQLHGRWGAESRLTRSALTYGEKVIGSRRGHTSHQHLPWVALDTDATEERGEVYGCALGWSGSWRIAVAQLPDARVQITGGAGHDDSGLLRLGTGESYTTPVFAGLWSDGGFGGASRAWHAWQRDHVVPDADRDRPVLFNSWEATEFDISEEQQRALAERAAAMGVELFVVDDGWFGSRTSDRAGLGDWTPNPDRFPGGLKPLADQVHGLGMRFGIWVEPEMVNADSDLYRAHPDWVQYQAGRKRTEFRNQLVLNLAREDVQEYLWEQLDGLLSSAPIDYVKWDFNRCFSDAGWPDDPYPQRLWVDHVRALYALLDRLRAAHPGVAFESCSGGGGRIDLGVLARTDQVWTSDNTDPLDRLAIQHGFSQIHPARVMAAWVTDSPNAMLNQRASSLRFRFVSAMAGVLGVGGDLTRWTAEELAEAREWVGLYKEIRPVVQRGDLYRLRPPEGGLSAVQYVLGDETVVLAWLQAQRYGEPVPPLRLRGLDPTATYECPETGEVHRGAVLAHHGLRVGLRGDLDAAVVRLRRK; this is encoded by the coding sequence ATGCTGGAGATCTCCGAAGACGGTCGTACATGGGTGCTCTCGGGGCCGGCCAGCAGTTACGCCGTCCATGTCACCGACCGGGACGAGCTGCTGCACCTGCACTGGGGCGCCCGGATCGGCCTCGCCGACGCCGAGGCCCTGGCCGTCCATCCGCTGCCGGACTACTGGGCCTTCGAGTCCCCGCTCGACGGACGCGAGGAGTACCCGGTCGAGGGCGGCCCCCGCTTCACCCGGCCCGCCCTGTCCCTGCGCACCGCCGAGCGACGCGGCACCGAGTGGTCCTTCGAGGGCCATGACACCGGCGACGGCGAGCTGCGGCTCCGCTTCCGTGACGGCGATCTGGCCGTCACGTTGCACTACCGGATGCGCCCCTCGGCCGATGTCGTCGAGCGCTGGGTGACCCTGGAGAACCAGGGGCCGGACGTCGAGGTCCTGCGCGCCGACTCCGCCACCTGGACCCTGCCCGACCGTGACACCTGGCGGCTGTCCCAGCTCCACGGCCGCTGGGGCGCCGAGTCCCGGCTGACGCGCTCCGCCCTCACCTACGGCGAGAAGGTCATCGGCAGCCGCCGCGGTCACACCTCCCACCAGCATCTGCCCTGGGTCGCGCTCGACACCGACGCGACCGAGGAGCGAGGGGAGGTCTACGGCTGCGCCCTCGGCTGGTCCGGGTCCTGGCGGATCGCGGTCGCCCAACTCCCGGACGCGCGCGTGCAGATCACCGGCGGGGCCGGACACGACGACTCGGGCCTGCTGCGGCTGGGCACGGGCGAGTCGTACACGACCCCCGTCTTCGCCGGGCTCTGGAGCGACGGCGGCTTCGGCGGGGCGAGCCGCGCCTGGCACGCCTGGCAGCGCGACCATGTCGTCCCGGACGCGGACCGGGACCGGCCGGTGCTGTTCAACTCCTGGGAGGCCACCGAGTTCGACATCTCCGAGGAGCAGCAGCGGGCCCTCGCCGAGCGGGCCGCCGCCATGGGTGTCGAGCTGTTCGTCGTCGACGACGGCTGGTTCGGGTCCCGGACCAGCGACCGGGCCGGGCTCGGTGACTGGACGCCCAACCCCGACCGCTTCCCGGGCGGGCTGAAGCCCCTCGCCGACCAGGTGCACGGGCTCGGCATGCGGTTCGGGATCTGGGTCGAGCCGGAGATGGTCAACGCGGACAGCGACCTGTACCGCGCGCACCCCGACTGGGTGCAGTACCAAGCGGGACGAAAGCGGACGGAATTCCGCAATCAGCTGGTGCTGAACCTGGCCCGCGAGGACGTCCAGGAGTACCTGTGGGAGCAGCTCGACGGGCTGCTCTCCAGCGCGCCGATCGACTACGTCAAGTGGGACTTCAACCGCTGCTTCAGCGACGCCGGGTGGCCGGACGACCCCTACCCGCAGCGACTCTGGGTTGACCACGTCCGCGCTCTGTACGCCCTGCTGGACCGGCTGCGGGCGGCCCACCCCGGGGTGGCCTTCGAGTCCTGCTCGGGAGGTGGCGGCCGGATCGACCTCGGGGTGCTGGCCCGTACGGACCAGGTGTGGACCTCCGACAACACCGACCCGCTCGACCGGCTCGCCATCCAGCACGGCTTCAGCCAGATCCATCCGGCCCGGGTCATGGCCGCCTGGGTCACCGACAGCCCGAACGCCATGCTCAACCAGCGGGCCAGCTCCCTGCGGTTCCGGTTCGTCAGCGCGATGGCCGGGGTGCTCGGGGTGGGCGGCGACCTCACCCGGTGGACGGCGGAGGAGCTCGCCGAGGCGCGGGAGTGGGTCGGGCTCTACAAGGAGATCCGGCCTGTGGTGCAGCGCGGCGACCTGTACCGGCTGCGGCCCCCGGAGGGCGGCCTGAGCGCGGTGCAGTACGTCCTCGGGGACGAGACCGTCGTCCTCGCCTGGCTGCAGGCGCAGCGCTACGGCGAACCCGTCCCGCCGCTCCGGCTGCGGGGCCTCGACCCGACAGCGACGTACGAATGCCCCGAAACGGGCGAAGTTCACCGAGGGGCCGTACTGGCCCATCACGGACTTCGAGTCGGCCTGCGCGGCGACCTGGATGCCGCGGTCGTCCGCCTTCGGCGCAAGTAG
- a CDS encoding sensor histidine kinase: MSQLRAPAARADRREGGRHGRPAARTAPALPETHIRPQLLRLAVLPPVAVALSGCAAVLFTVRSTGARPGLTLWAVLAGAVSVALVGIVVAAVAANRAARSVHDRVGALRRTTARREADLRGLVETLRRGEGPPQPGPDDERGGPAEDADDFDLLSADLTRAHDGALTAVVEAAQLSSQTGSEQKLEVFVNLARRLQSLVHREISILDELENEMEDPELLKGLFHVDHLATRIRRHAENLAVLGGAVSRRQWSNPVSMTEVLRSAIAEVEQYSRVKLVPPIDGTLRGHAVADVIHLLAELVENATVFSAPQTQVLLRAGLVTSGLAVEVEDRGLGMPVEEQTRMNALLADPDQVNVGRLLADGRIGLFVVSQLARRHGINVRLQTNIYGGVQAVLVVPQALLGAGAGSQEGGQSEAGTSAGTVLEAGARAESLRSPSDEGAVPGAVGPGGAPESRSAPESRSAPESGSAPATGSSTVYGFPSVPGAASEARPSVPLPAPPAPTASRAHRPDSERDSGGAPKNGHPAPLPVRGTRRERPTPAEARPGISPEDRRVLAGNGTEPPTPRNGTVRGTMGKPQLPRRRAQEHIAPQLRDGPTPRQDSEYLVGHDPGLMAAFQRGIGLAEAQQHMESGDTVRGEREQPTHTEPAHLEPAHTDHSITARRDGSAPAG, translated from the coding sequence ATGTCTCAGCTCCGCGCCCCGGCCGCCCGCGCAGACCGCCGTGAGGGCGGGCGGCACGGGCGCCCGGCCGCCCGCACCGCACCCGCGCTGCCCGAGACCCACATACGGCCCCAACTGCTGCGCCTCGCCGTGCTGCCGCCCGTCGCCGTCGCCCTCAGCGGCTGCGCCGCCGTCCTCTTCACCGTCCGGTCCACCGGAGCACGGCCGGGCCTCACCCTGTGGGCCGTGCTCGCCGGGGCGGTCTCGGTGGCCCTCGTCGGCATCGTCGTCGCCGCGGTGGCCGCAAACCGGGCCGCCCGTTCCGTGCACGACCGCGTCGGCGCCCTGCGCCGCACCACCGCGCGGCGCGAGGCCGACCTGCGTGGCCTGGTCGAGACGCTGCGCCGCGGCGAGGGACCGCCGCAGCCCGGTCCCGACGACGAGCGGGGCGGTCCCGCCGAGGACGCCGACGACTTCGACCTCCTGTCCGCCGACCTGACCCGTGCGCACGACGGCGCCCTCACCGCCGTCGTCGAGGCCGCGCAGCTCTCCAGCCAGACCGGCAGCGAACAGAAGCTCGAGGTGTTCGTCAACCTCGCCCGGCGTCTGCAGTCACTGGTGCACCGCGAGATCTCCATCCTCGACGAGCTGGAGAACGAGATGGAGGACCCCGAGCTGCTCAAGGGGCTCTTCCACGTCGACCACCTCGCCACCCGCATCCGCCGGCACGCCGAGAACCTCGCCGTGCTCGGCGGGGCGGTCTCCCGCCGCCAGTGGAGCAACCCGGTCTCCATGACCGAGGTGCTGCGCTCGGCCATCGCCGAGGTCGAGCAGTACTCGCGGGTCAAGCTCGTGCCCCCGATCGACGGCACCCTGCGCGGTCACGCCGTCGCCGACGTCATCCATCTGCTGGCCGAACTCGTCGAGAACGCCACGGTGTTCTCCGCCCCGCAGACCCAGGTGCTGCTGCGCGCGGGCCTCGTCACCTCCGGGCTCGCCGTCGAGGTCGAGGACCGCGGACTCGGCATGCCCGTCGAGGAGCAGACGCGGATGAACGCCCTGCTCGCCGACCCGGACCAGGTGAACGTCGGCCGGCTCCTCGCGGACGGGCGCATCGGCCTGTTCGTCGTCTCCCAGCTCGCCCGTCGGCACGGCATCAACGTCCGCCTCCAGACCAACATCTACGGCGGAGTGCAGGCGGTGCTCGTCGTGCCGCAGGCGCTGTTGGGGGCGGGGGCGGGTTCTCAGGAGGGCGGCCAGTCCGAGGCCGGTACCAGTGCCGGGACGGTGCTCGAGGCCGGAGCCCGGGCGGAGTCCCTGAGGTCCCCCTCGGACGAGGGGGCGGTGCCCGGCGCGGTCGGCCCCGGCGGCGCGCCCGAGTCCCGATCCGCGCCCGAGTCCCGATCCGCGCCCGAGTCCGGATCCGCTCCCGCGACAGGGTCCTCGACGGTGTACGGATTCCCGTCCGTGCCGGGTGCCGCCTCCGAGGCACGGCCGTCGGTCCCGCTCCCCGCGCCCCCCGCACCCACCGCGTCCCGAGCGCACCGGCCCGATTCCGAACGGGACTCGGGCGGCGCCCCGAAGAACGGCCACCCCGCGCCCCTGCCCGTGCGCGGGACGCGTCGGGAGCGGCCCACCCCGGCCGAGGCACGGCCCGGGATCAGCCCGGAAGACCGGCGCGTCCTCGCCGGGAACGGCACCGAGCCGCCCACCCCCCGCAACGGCACCGTGCGCGGCACCATGGGCAAACCCCAACTGCCCCGCCGCCGCGCCCAGGAGCACATCGCACCCCAGTTGCGCGACGGTCCCACGCCGCGCCAGGACTCCGAGTACCTCGTCGGCCACGACCCCGGTCTGATGGCGGCCTTCCAGCGCGGCATCGGCCTCGCCGAGGCGCAACAGCACATGGAGTCGGGAGACACGGTCCGGGGCGAGCGGGAGCAGCCGACGCACACCGAGCCGGCACACCTGGAGCCGGCGCACACCGACCACAGCATCACCGCCCGGCGGGACGGGAGCGCACCCGCCGGATGA
- a CDS encoding TetR/AcrR family transcriptional regulator produces MTRVRLSVAERRGDLLRAAVEQIEARGVTAVRIADIASALGVSNALVLYHFSTKEKLVAAAFRHAAEGDLAHLGKLLGRRTSALRRLRSAVRWYAPTGQAKGWRLWIEGWAAALREPALREVAQDLDRQWKAAIAEVIAEGVAAGEFHCPDPHGTALRLTALLDGLAVQLTSYEGAVPRARAQEWVEDALSRELGLDSAALP; encoded by the coding sequence GTGACGAGAGTCCGGTTGAGCGTGGCGGAACGGCGCGGTGATCTGCTGCGGGCCGCCGTCGAGCAGATCGAGGCACGGGGCGTGACGGCGGTCAGGATCGCCGACATCGCCTCGGCGCTCGGGGTGAGCAACGCGCTGGTCCTCTATCACTTCTCGACGAAGGAAAAGCTGGTGGCCGCCGCGTTCCGGCACGCGGCGGAGGGCGACCTCGCGCACCTGGGCAAGCTGCTGGGCCGCCGTACGTCGGCGCTGCGCCGGCTGCGGTCGGCCGTACGGTGGTACGCCCCGACGGGCCAGGCCAAGGGCTGGCGGCTGTGGATCGAGGGCTGGGCGGCGGCACTGCGGGAGCCGGCGCTGCGGGAGGTCGCCCAGGACCTCGACCGGCAGTGGAAGGCCGCCATCGCCGAGGTCATCGCGGAGGGCGTGGCGGCCGGCGAGTTCCACTGCCCCGACCCGCACGGCACGGCCCTGCGCCTCACCGCCCTCCTCGACGGCCTCGCCGTGCAGCTGACGTCCTACGAGGGCGCGGTGCCGCGGGCGCGGGCGCAGGAGTGGGTGGAGGACGCGCTGTCCCGCGAACTGGGTCTGGACTCGGCGGCCTTGCCGTGA
- a CDS encoding MBL fold metallo-hydrolase, which produces MAGFRPLSTGLRALRPGAFGADPRGERMARIRRSPHFKDGVFQNPGGPARTRPSGSTLDFAKVFFDKETRPRRSPQGTVPLHSTTLADIARPPATGLRLTWMGHSSVLAEIDGRRVLFDPVWGERCSPFPFAGPKRLHPAPLPLAALGPVDVVVISHDHYDHLDMPTIKALAGTDTLFAVPLGVGAHLEHWGVSADRLRELDWHETTKIGGLALTATPARHFCGRGLRNTQHTLWASWVVAGESHRIYHSGDTGYFDGFKEIGAEHGPFDATMIQIGAYSDFWPDIHMTPEEGMRAHLDLQGGPEHGPMLPIHWATFNLATHPWADPGEGTVAAARAVGARIALPRPGEPFEPTAETVPSEPWWRGVALAPEGGFPAGEALADAAIKTASDAAAMAQADTEGDGRGGSAKGTENPETLPAG; this is translated from the coding sequence GTGGCCGGTTTCCGTCCCCTGAGCACCGGGCTCCGTGCGCTGCGGCCCGGGGCGTTCGGCGCGGATCCGCGCGGTGAGCGCATGGCGCGCATCCGCAGATCGCCCCACTTCAAGGACGGGGTCTTCCAGAACCCCGGCGGCCCCGCGCGCACCCGGCCCTCGGGCTCCACCCTGGACTTCGCGAAGGTCTTCTTCGACAAGGAGACCCGGCCCCGCCGCAGTCCCCAGGGCACGGTGCCGCTGCACTCCACCACCCTCGCCGACATCGCCCGGCCCCCGGCCACGGGCCTGCGGCTGACCTGGATGGGGCACTCCAGCGTGCTCGCGGAGATCGACGGCCGCCGGGTCCTGTTCGACCCGGTGTGGGGCGAGCGCTGCTCCCCGTTCCCCTTCGCCGGGCCCAAGCGGCTGCACCCGGCGCCCCTGCCGCTGGCCGCGCTCGGCCCGGTCGACGTCGTGGTCATCTCGCACGACCACTACGACCACCTGGACATGCCCACCATCAAGGCCCTGGCGGGCACGGACACCCTGTTCGCCGTGCCGCTGGGCGTCGGCGCGCACCTGGAGCACTGGGGCGTCTCCGCCGACCGGCTGCGCGAACTGGACTGGCACGAGACCACGAAGATCGGCGGCCTCGCCCTGACCGCCACCCCGGCCCGGCACTTCTGCGGCCGGGGCCTGCGCAACACCCAGCACACCCTCTGGGCCTCCTGGGTCGTCGCCGGGGAGTCGCACCGGATCTACCACAGCGGCGACACCGGCTACTTCGACGGATTCAAGGAGATCGGCGCCGAGCACGGACCGTTCGACGCCACGATGATCCAGATCGGCGCGTACTCGGACTTCTGGCCCGACATCCACATGACCCCCGAGGAGGGCATGCGCGCCCACCTCGACCTCCAGGGCGGACCGGAGCACGGCCCGATGCTGCCGATCCACTGGGCCACCTTCAATCTGGCCACCCATCCGTGGGCGGACCCCGGTGAGGGCACGGTCGCGGCCGCCCGCGCGGTGGGCGCCCGGATCGCCCTGCCCCGCCCCGGCGAGCCCTTCGAGCCGACAGCGGAAACCGTCCCGTCCGAGCCGTGGTGGCGTGGGGTGGCGCTCGCCCCGGAGGGTGGATTCCCGGCCGGGGAGGCCCTCGCCGACGCCGCGATCAAGACCGCGTCGGACGCGGCAGCCATGGCCCAGGCCGATACGGAGGGTGACGGCCGGGGAGGGTCGGCCAAGGGTACGGAGAACCCCGAGACGCTCCCGGCGGGCTGA